One window of the Trifolium pratense cultivar HEN17-A07 linkage group LG2, ARS_RC_1.1, whole genome shotgun sequence genome contains the following:
- the LOC123906452 gene encoding uncharacterized protein YtfP: MSMAAVVIPIVCRSPHNTLTNCFNLCLGLSSHVLHNPQKIPTLFLTPLKRTCTTHVICHAKKEEKLVVVGGGAAGVYGAIHAKTIAPHLNVVIIEKGKPLSKVKVSGGGRCNVTNGHCVDNLILAENYPRGHKELRGSFFNAHGPVDTMSWFSSHGVELKIEDDGRAFPVSNSSSSVIDCLMSEVNKLGVSMQTKKNVTAVSVLSDGKFLLEIKQLPSGSAEHVEVDYLLIATGSNRQGYQLASQLGHSIVEPMPSLFTFKIGDLRLKELSGVTFPKVKVRLKLDNLQRNVPQLTQVGPMLVTHWGLSGPAILRLSAWGARYLFSSGYKGRLVVDFIPDVHVESLKTMLSRHKLQFAKQKVINSWPLEFGITKRFWSYALERQGLSGDILWASISNNSLMSIGSLLKDCTFEITGKGPFKDEFVTAGGVPLSEISLNTMKSKICSNLFFAGEILNVDGVTGGFNFQNAWSGGFTAGTTIGGLALDSCIIGSK; this comes from the exons ATGTCAATGGCAGCTGTTGTTATACCCATCGTATGTCGGTCTCCGCATAACACGCTAACAAACTGTTTCAATCTCTGTCTTGGGTTATCCTCTCATGTTCTTCACAATCCTCAGAAAATCCCAACCCTTTTCTTAACACCCTTGAAAAGAACCTGCACTACCCATGTcatttgtcatgctaaaaag GAAGAGAAGTTGGTGGTTGTTGGGGGTGGAGCAGCAGGGGTGTATGGAGCAATTCATGCTAAAACTATTGCACCTCACCTAAATGTAGTCATTATTGAGAAGGGAAAGCCTCTTTCCAAG GTGAAAGTTTCTGGAGGTGGCCGGTGCAATGTGACAAATGGGCATTGTGTTGACAATTTG ATTTTGGCAGAAAACTATCCAAGGGGTCACAAAGAACTAAGAGGATCTTTCTTTAATGCGCACGGTCCAGTGGATACCATGTCTTGGTTTTCCTCTCATGGAGTGGAACTGAAG ATTGAGGATGATGGTAGAGCATTTCCCGTCAGCAATAGCTCTTCTTCAGTAATTGATTGTCTCATGTCTGAAGTAAATAAATTGGGAG TTTCTATGCagaccaaaaaaaatgtaactgCGGTGTCTGTTTTATCTGATGGGAAATTCCTTCTTGAGATTAAGCAACTACCTTCCGGTTCTGCCGAACACGTTGAAGTTGATTATTTACTGATTGCTACTGGAAGTAACCGACAG GGTTATCAACTTGCATCTCAGCTTGGTCATTCAATCGTAGAGCCAATGCCGAGTTTGTTTACGTTCAAAATTGGAGACTTGCGTTTGAAGGAGCTGTCTGGG GTTACATTCCCTAAAGTTAAAGTGAGACTAAAATTGGATAATCTCCAAAGGAATGTACCTCAACTTACACAG GTCGGTCCAATGTTAGTTACACATTGGGGACTCAGTGGGCCGGCTATTCTTCGGTTGTCTGCTTGGGGTGCTCGCTATCTGTTCAGTTCAGGTTACAAAG GGAGACTTGTTGTAGATTTTATCCCTGATGTGCATGTCGAAAGTTTGAAGACCATGCTTTCCCGTCACAAGCTTCAATTTGCG AAACAAAAAGTGATCAATTCGTGGCCGCTTGAATTTGGCATAACAAAAAGATTCTGGAGCTATGCGTTGGAACGGCAG GGTTTAAGTGGAGATATCTTATGGGCCTCaatttcaaataattcattGATGTCCATTGGTTCTTTGCTAAAGGATTGCACATTTGAAATTACAGGCAAA GGTCCATTTAAAGATGAATTTGTCACTGCTGGTGGTGTTCCCTTATCCGAG ATTTCGCTTAATACAATGAAAAGCAAAATTTGTTCAAATCTGTTCTTTGCTGGAGAG ATACTGAATGTTGATGGAGTAACTGGTGGTTTCAATTTCCAG AATGCTTGGTCGGGTGGATTTACTGCAGGAACCACAATTGGTGGATTAGCACTTGATTCTTGTATTATAGGTTCAAAGTGA
- the LOC123910288 gene encoding uncharacterized protein LOC123910288, which yields MEFFQKAKVVRLRSHHDKYMLAHEDEENVYQDRNGCYDNAKWTVELLEGDHSNVIRLKSCYGKYLTASNMPFLLKSTGKKVLQTLPIRLDSSVEWEPIRDGVQVKLRTRYGQYLRGNGGLPPWRNTITHDVPHRTATANWILWDVDIVELKPKQAGQVPKPRPRPTPITPPNRGLDNQITTTTPTTTTNDITFPSPCLSPLSESDDPSPSPMKEGRVIFYDVGNENGEVVDANKGAFFTFKGNCVNELKDKLMEETGLADICVCCRNPFNANLYPLLSHLPPNNTDMHVVVVPSSFKGRDAVEHNRPFAREINQTFSLWYHLHVQQSLPLTNLMMTTIVLYLS from the exons ATGGAATTCTTCCAAAAGGCGAAAGTGGTGCGCCTAAGGAGCCACCATGATAAATACATGTTGGCacatgaagatgaagaaaacgTCTACCAAGACCGCAACGGTTGCTACGACAATGCAAAATGGACGGTCGAGTTATTAGAGGGCGACCACAGCAATGTGATAAGATTGAAGAGTTGTTACGGTAAATACTTAACAGCATCAAATATGCCATTTCTTTTGAAAAGCACAGGTAAGAAAGTATTGCAAACTTTGCCTATAAGGCTAGATTCATCGGTTGAATGGGAACCTATTAGGGACGGTGTTCAAGTGAAACTAAGGACGCGTTATGGACAATATCTTCGTGGGAATGGAGGATTACCACCTTGGAGAAACACAATAACACATGATGTTCCACATAGAACCGCAACGGCTAATTGGATTTTGTGGGATGTTGATATTGTGGAACTTAAGCCAAAACAAGCCGGGCAGGTTCCTAAACCAAGACCAAGGCCGACACCCATTACACCTCCTAATCGTGGTTTGGATAatcaaataacaacaacaacaccaacaacGACGACTAATGATATTACTTTTCCTTCTCCTTGTCTTTCGCCGCTTTCAGAATCAG ACGATCCGTCTCCATCGCCGATGAAAGAAGGGAGGGTTATATTTTATGATGTTGGTAATGAAAATGGTGAAGTTGTTGATGCAAATAAAGGGGCATTTTTTACATTTAAAGGAAATTGTGTGAATGAGTTGAAGGATAAATTGATGGAGGAAACTGGACTTGCTGATATTTGTGTTTGTTGTCGTAATCCATTTAATGCTAATCTTTATCCACTTCTTTCACATCTACCTCCTAATAATACTGACATGCATGTCGTTGTGGTTCCATCTTCATTTAAAG GAAGGGATGCGGTAGAGCACAATCGACCATTTGCTAGAGAGATAAACCAAACCTTTTCTTTATGGTACCATTTGCATGTTCAACAATCTTTACCACTCACCAATTTGATGATGACTACGATAGTTCTTTATTTGTCTTAG
- the LOC123910294 gene encoding LOB domain-containing protein 22-like, with the protein MNIIKTNKACAACKYQRRKCSKDCPLAPYFPADKPKMFGNAHRLYGVSNILKILKEIDDDKKDDAMKSIIFESDIRAKFRVDGCFGVIKHYEGLLKESIKELDHVEKLLNYCKLNYPLQQQNLHSTVANYQTPNIPIFNNIGDVSNYYHNSENNNHDTMMRASSSSYINIHHDVNNSGGDNVMEDNYDEELKLDGGADAQISTNFDLKQKERLLDGDKLAISDYELNMFIYGRQPFVQKDAAEFSSVESNQSQNDQLKNLTHMETSTPSEVSK; encoded by the exons ATGAATATCATCAAAACAAACAAGGCTTGTGCTGCTTGCAAGTATCAAAGAAGAAAGTGCTCTAAAGATTGCCCTTTAGCTCCTTATTTTCCGGCCGATAAGCCAAAAATGTTCGGCAATGCTCATCGTTTGTATGGCGTGTCAAACATATTGAAGATACTAAAGGAAATTGACGATGATAAAAAGGACGATGCAATGAAATCAATTATCTTTGAGTCGGATATTCGCGCAAAATTTCGGGTTGATGGATGTTTTGGTGTTATTAAGCACTATGAAGGTTTGTTAAAAGAGTCTATTAAAGAGTTGGATCATGTAGAAAAGTTACTAAATTATTGTAAGCTAAATTATCCTCTACAACAACAAAATCTTCATTCTACAGTTGCTAATTATCAAACTCCAAATATTCCAATATTTAACAATATTGGTGATGTTTCTAATTATTATCACAATAGTGAAAATAATAATCATGATACAATGATGagagcttcttcttcttcttatattAATATACATCATGATGTTAA CAATAGTGGTGGTGACAATGTCATGGAAGACAATTATGATGAAGAATTGAAGCTTGATGGTGGTGCTGATGCACAAATTAGTACTAATTTTGATTTGAAGCAAAAAGAAAGATTATTAGATGGTGATAAATTAGCCATTTCGGATTATGAACTTAATATGTTTATTTATGGTAGACAACCATTTGTGCAAAAGGATGCAGCTGAATTCAGCAG TGTGGAATCAAACCAATCCCAGAATGATCAGTTGAAGAACTTGACGCATATGGAAACGAGCACTCCATCTGAAGTGAGCAAATAG
- the LOC123910296 gene encoding LOB domain-containing protein 22-like — translation MNIIKAYKSCAACKYQRRKCSKDCPLAPYFPADKPKMFANAHRLFGVSNILTILQEVKDEDKDEAMKSIIFESDIRARFRTHGCLGVIKMYETALKECIKELDDVERLLDYCKLNCNSEPSTSSQIPIFNNIGDAPNYYHNNISDIIPPSEGDYYAMEDNPNLIVTKGLSNNEELVLDQGVDAQIITNFNLVEDKVFSDYSGGDYAMEELVLDRGVDTKIHTTFDLGEEEIFSDTYNIDDLIYFGQPFEEKDASQFSR, via the exons ATGAATATCATCAAAGCATACAAGTCTTGTGCAGCTTGCAAGTATCAAAGAAGAAAGTGTTCTAAAGATTGTCCGTTAGCTCCTTATTTTCCGGCCGATAAGCCAAAAATGTTCGCTAATGCTCATCGTTTGTTCGGTGTTTCTAATATATTGACAATACTACAAGAAGTTAAGGATGAAGATAAAGATGAAGCAatgaaatcaattatttttgaGTCGGATATTCGTGCAAGATTTCGGACTCATGGATGTCTCGGTGTTATTAAAATGTACGAAACTGCATTAAAGGAGTGTATTAAAGAGTTAGATGATGTAGAAAGGTTATTAGATTATTGTAAGCTAAATTGTAATTCCGAACCTTCTACTAGTTCTCAAATTccaatatttaataatattggTGATGCTCCTAATTATTATCACAATAATATTAGTGATATCATCCCTCCTAGTGAGGGTGACTACTATGCCATGGAAGACAATCCTAATTTGATAGTAACAAAAGGATTATCCAATAATGAAGAATTAGTCCTTGATCAAGGTGTTGATGCACAAATCattacaaattttaatttggtGGAAGATAAAGTATTTTCAGATTATAGTGGTGGTGACTATGCCATGGAAGAATTAGTCCTTGATAGAGGTGTTGATACAAAAATTCATACAACTTTTGATTTGGGGGAAGAGGAAATTTTTTCAGATACTTATAATATTGATGATCTTATTTACTTTGGACAACCATTTGAAGAAAAGGATGCATCTCAATTCAGCAG gtGA
- the LOC123910299 gene encoding LOB domain-containing protein 27-like, which yields MDIQHKKKACAACTYQRKRCKSNCILAPYFPADKPKELLNANRLFGISNMKNALKEIKDDGDKNNMMESIIFESDMRAKYPVHGCLGIIKMYEGMIKESLQELDDVEELLNLCKLFHQQNLLYFFSMDHSLVPYSTSSQIPNFPMDVNNTHVLENLDDNNTSCMQNDPLQEQTILPYFSINHSSVSSTSSQIPDILPYFSKKNHSSEPSTSSQIQNFPLDVNNTQVLGNLDVNNTFCMQNDPLREQNILPYFSMNHSWEPSNSSQILDILP from the coding sequence ATGGATATTCAACACAAAAAGAAGGCTTGTGCTGCATGCACATATCAAAGAAAACGATGTAAAAGCAATTGTATTTTAGCTCCTTATTTTCCGGCCGATAAACCAAAAGAGCTTCTCAATGCGAATCGTTTGTTTGGTATTTCGAACATGAAAAATGCACTAAAGGAGATCAAGGATGATGgtgataaaaataatatgatgGAATCGATTATTTTTGAATCGGATATGCGTGCAAAATACCCGGTTCATGGATGTCTTGGGATTATTAAGATGTATGAAGGTATGATAAAGGAGTCTTTGCAAGAGTTAGATGATGTAGAAGAGTTACTAAATTTGTGTAAGCTATTTCATCAACAAAATCTTCTATATTTCTTTTCAATGGATCATTCTTTGGTACCTTATTCTACTAGTTCTCAAATTCCAAATTTTCCAATGGATGTTAACAATACTCATGTTCTTGAGAATCTTGATGATAACAATACTTCTTGTATGCAAAATGACCCTTTACAAGAACAAACTATTCTGCCTTACTTTTCGATTAATCATTCTTCGGTATCTTCTACTAGTTCTCAAATTCCCGATATTCTACCTTACTTTTCGAAGAAGAATCATTCTTCGGAACCTTCTACTAGTtctcaaattcaaaattttccaTTGGATGTTAACAATACTCAAGTTCTTGGAAATCTTGATGTTAACAATACTTTTTGTATGCAAAATGACCCTTTACGAGAACAAAATATTCTACCTTACTTTTCGATGAATCATTCTTGGGAACCTTCTAATAGTTCTCAAATTCTCGATATTTTACCTTAG